In Acidobacteriota bacterium, one genomic interval encodes:
- a CDS encoding CPBP family intramembrane metalloprotease yields MSAPDAAPAVRFDRRDRVFVLACLAVIVLGAAAGRAGFTRAFPEASIDFKVTRDEAVTRGAAALKARGFSVEGMRALATFDVDDEAKVFLERTLGLQKASPLFATDVPVWRWSVRWVKPLEKLEYRSAVAPDGRVLSVRRLLPEKAGAPDPGDAAARVLAEEALRKDRGLEPGSLRFIRAEVEKRPARTDRIFEWESNTIRFGDAAMRYLVEVQGDRVGRTSLHLDVPERWRRDYQTLRSKNLAAGSVATFGLILTFGAVLVVFLQRVRRKDVKWRLALTFAAVGAALQLLASLNELPIRLFDYDTAEAWSGFLAQSLLADVAGAIALGAVLFLLVAAGEPLFREAYPGQPALGRILSVRAFRSKRFFRGLLLGYAMTAFFFAYQVVFYIVAERFGAWAPAEVPYSSLLGTTFPWLGVLIMGFMPATTEEFSSRMFSIPFVRSFAPGWVAVLLPAFIWGFAHSTYPNQPFYIRGLEVGFAGVLIGLVFLKEGMLPLLVWHFTVDAVYTALLLVRSTNPYFVVSGALSALVLLLPMAVALVLYFRNGGFAPDEGLANAAVGSAPEAPHAVEPPPLACAPPRALEPRRLALAAGLSLAVLFLARVVLPHATPWDGLEIRVDRAGARAAADAFLKARGEDPEAFLRAVTHATALPALEDPSDTGAGLIPYDPSDAAARWLLERGGMPLLTKWATSILPGPVWHVRYVRALDEHGGTVAVDARSGKVVAFRRTFPEAESGGSPDEAAAGAKAAEVLKSFGEEAGRWTLVSSSGENRKARRDTRVVFESKADRAGEAARRLFVSLAGDVPSLYATALKLPEEWVRLREKSTPPKYAALVWKILGLGTLVGLLLVEVVKVARAGVVPWRRALALGALLTLPALLARALGLPVILARYDSQFTLPVFFVIAGVGLVVGVLVSFFLAFLAAGLVLTVKPDATAAFRRGAIDGRRSLLAAAAAVLLVVAARALARSIGAAFPLEAGVGAFPFPPGVQGLLPAASVLDAVTSRLLLLAGGAAFGALLLSDVLKKPALRAGFLLFAAGAFAPLSARTWGELFVPVLVGSIVGAAFLAALAALLEDDPRAYVFTAAGLGLAGGAADLLTSGVPWWTLNGALAAGVLLALLAWRGFDRPAPAESR; encoded by the coding sequence ATGAGCGCGCCGGACGCGGCCCCCGCCGTCCGCTTCGACCGGCGCGATCGCGTCTTCGTGCTGGCGTGCCTCGCCGTGATCGTCCTCGGCGCGGCCGCAGGGCGCGCGGGGTTCACGCGCGCCTTCCCCGAAGCCTCGATCGACTTCAAGGTCACGCGGGACGAGGCGGTGACCCGGGGGGCGGCCGCGCTGAAGGCGCGCGGCTTCTCCGTGGAGGGCATGCGCGCCCTCGCGACGTTCGACGTCGACGACGAGGCCAAGGTCTTCCTCGAGAGGACGCTCGGTCTCCAGAAGGCGAGCCCGCTCTTCGCGACGGACGTGCCCGTGTGGCGCTGGTCCGTCCGGTGGGTGAAGCCGCTCGAAAAGCTCGAGTACCGCTCCGCCGTGGCGCCGGACGGGCGCGTCCTCTCCGTCCGCCGGCTCCTGCCCGAAAAGGCCGGCGCGCCCGATCCCGGCGACGCCGCCGCGCGCGTGCTCGCCGAGGAGGCGCTCCGGAAGGATCGCGGCCTCGAGCCCGGCTCGCTGCGGTTCATCCGGGCCGAAGTCGAGAAGCGGCCCGCGCGGACGGACCGCATCTTCGAGTGGGAGTCGAACACGATCCGATTCGGCGACGCCGCGATGCGCTACCTCGTCGAGGTGCAGGGCGACCGGGTCGGGCGGACGTCGCTGCACCTCGACGTTCCCGAGAGGTGGCGGCGCGACTACCAGACGCTGCGCTCGAAGAACCTCGCCGCAGGCAGCGTCGCGACGTTCGGCCTCATCCTGACGTTTGGCGCGGTCCTCGTCGTCTTCCTCCAGCGCGTCCGGCGCAAAGACGTGAAGTGGAGGCTGGCGCTGACGTTCGCGGCGGTCGGCGCCGCCCTCCAGCTCCTCGCCTCGCTGAACGAGCTCCCGATCCGGCTGTTCGACTACGACACGGCCGAAGCGTGGTCGGGATTCCTCGCGCAGTCTCTCCTCGCAGACGTCGCGGGGGCGATCGCGCTCGGGGCCGTCCTCTTCCTGCTCGTCGCGGCGGGCGAGCCGCTCTTCCGCGAGGCGTACCCGGGCCAGCCGGCGCTCGGGCGGATCCTTTCCGTCCGGGCTTTTCGCTCGAAGAGGTTCTTCCGCGGCCTCCTTCTCGGGTACGCGATGACGGCGTTCTTCTTCGCGTACCAGGTCGTCTTCTACATCGTGGCCGAGCGGTTTGGCGCGTGGGCGCCAGCGGAGGTCCCGTACTCGAGCCTCCTCGGGACGACGTTCCCGTGGCTCGGCGTCCTCATCATGGGCTTCATGCCGGCGACGACGGAGGAGTTCTCGTCGCGGATGTTCTCGATCCCGTTCGTGCGCTCCTTCGCCCCGGGTTGGGTCGCGGTTCTCCTGCCGGCGTTCATCTGGGGCTTCGCGCACAGCACGTACCCGAACCAGCCGTTCTACATCCGAGGGCTGGAAGTGGGATTCGCGGGCGTCCTGATCGGGCTCGTCTTCCTGAAGGAGGGGATGCTCCCCCTCCTCGTGTGGCACTTCACGGTGGACGCGGTCTACACGGCGCTCCTCCTCGTTCGCTCGACGAATCCGTACTTCGTGGTCTCCGGCGCGCTCTCCGCGCTCGTCCTGCTCCTCCCCATGGCCGTCGCCCTCGTCCTCTACTTCCGGAACGGCGGCTTCGCTCCGGACGAAGGCCTCGCGAACGCGGCGGTCGGGTCGGCGCCCGAAGCGCCGCACGCCGTCGAGCCGCCGCCGCTCGCCTGCGCACCCCCGCGCGCGCTCGAACCCCGGCGCCTCGCCCTCGCGGCGGGGCTCTCCCTCGCCGTCCTCTTCCTCGCGCGCGTCGTCCTCCCGCACGCGACGCCCTGGGACGGCCTCGAGATCCGCGTCGACCGGGCCGGCGCCCGGGCCGCCGCGGACGCGTTCCTGAAGGCGCGGGGCGAGGATCCCGAGGCCTTTCTCAGGGCCGTCACGCACGCGACGGCGCTTCCCGCGCTCGAGGATCCCTCCGACACGGGCGCGGGCCTGATCCCGTACGACCCGTCCGACGCCGCGGCCCGCTGGCTCCTTGAACGCGGCGGGATGCCGCTTCTCACGAAGTGGGCGACCTCGATCCTGCCCGGACCCGTCTGGCACGTGCGCTACGTCCGGGCTCTCGACGAGCACGGCGGCACGGTGGCCGTGGACGCGCGCTCGGGGAAGGTCGTCGCGTTCCGCCGGACGTTTCCCGAGGCCGAGTCCGGCGGTTCTCCCGACGAGGCGGCCGCGGGCGCGAAGGCGGCGGAGGTCCTGAAGTCGTTTGGCGAGGAGGCCGGACGCTGGACACTCGTCTCGTCGAGCGGGGAGAACCGCAAGGCCCGCCGCGACACGCGCGTCGTCTTCGAGTCGAAGGCGGACCGGGCGGGCGAGGCGGCGCGGCGACTGTTCGTCTCGCTCGCGGGGGACGTCCCGTCCCTCTATGCGACGGCGCTGAAGCTTCCCGAGGAGTGGGTGCGCCTGCGCGAGAAGTCCACGCCGCCAAAGTACGCAGCCCTCGTCTGGAAGATCCTCGGCCTCGGCACGCTCGTCGGCCTCCTCCTCGTCGAGGTCGTGAAGGTGGCGCGCGCGGGTGTCGTGCCCTGGCGCCGGGCGCTCGCGCTCGGGGCGCTCCTGACGCTGCCCGCCCTCCTCGCTCGCGCCTTGGGGCTCCCGGTCATCCTCGCGCGCTACGACTCGCAGTTCACTCTCCCCGTCTTCTTCGTCATCGCGGGCGTCGGCCTCGTCGTCGGCGTCCTCGTGTCGTTCTTTCTCGCCTTCCTCGCGGCGGGGCTCGTCCTGACCGTGAAACCGGACGCGACCGCCGCCTTTCGCCGCGGCGCGATCGACGGCCGCCGGTCCCTCCTCGCGGCGGCCGCGGCCGTCCTCCTCGTCGTCGCCGCGCGCGCCCTCGCGCGGTCGATCGGGGCGGCGTTCCCGCTGGAGGCCGGCGTCGGGGCCTTCCCGTTCCCGCCCGGCGTACAGGGTCTCCTCCCGGCCGCGTCCGTCCTCGACGCCGTGACGTCGCGGCTCCTGCTGCTCGCGGGCGGCGCGGCGTTCGGCGCCCTCCTCCTGTCCGATGTCCTGAAGAAGCCCGCGCTCAGGGCCGGCTTCCTCCTTTTCGCCGCGGGCGCCTTCGCGCCGCTTTCCGCCCGGACGTGGGGCGAACTCTTCGTGCCGGTTCTCGTGGGGTCGATCGTCGGCGCCGCGTTCCTCGCCGCGCTCGCGGCGCTCCTGGAGGACGACCCTCGGGCGTACGTCTTCACGGCCGCCGGCCTGGGCCTCGCGGGCGGGGCGGCCGACCTTCTGACGAGCGGGGTCCCGTGGTGGACCCTGAACGGAGCCCTCGCGGCCGGCGTTCTGCTCGCGCTTCTCGCCTGGCGGGGCTTCGACCGCCCGGCGCCCGCCGAATCTCGCTGA
- the rsmI gene encoding 16S rRNA (cytidine(1402)-2'-O)-methyltransferase, which yields MGRLLVVATPIGNLDDLSPRAKDALANASVVYCEDTRRTGNLFARHGLTTPRVSCHGHNEHARVDEALRRLEAGETLALVSDAGTPLVSDPGERLVAAAAAAGHRVEAIPGPSAVLAILSVSGFPAVPFTFLGFPPSRRGERDRWYAAHAARAGTAVLFESPFRVVESLGALATAWGDPPVALGRELTKLHEEVLRGRASEVARTLAGRPAVKGEIVIAVAPAPV from the coding sequence ATGGGCCGCCTCCTCGTCGTCGCGACGCCGATCGGAAACCTCGATGATCTTTCGCCGCGCGCGAAGGACGCGCTCGCGAACGCCTCCGTCGTCTACTGCGAGGACACCCGCCGCACGGGGAACCTCTTCGCGCGCCACGGCCTGACGACCCCGCGCGTCTCCTGTCACGGCCACAACGAGCACGCGCGCGTCGACGAGGCCCTCCGGCGCCTCGAGGCGGGCGAGACGCTCGCGCTCGTCTCGGACGCGGGGACGCCGCTCGTCTCGGACCCGGGCGAGCGGCTCGTGGCGGCCGCCGCCGCGGCCGGGCACCGCGTGGAGGCGATTCCGGGCCCCTCGGCCGTCCTCGCAATCCTGTCCGTATCGGGCTTCCCGGCCGTTCCGTTCACGTTCCTCGGGTTTCCGCCGTCGCGGCGCGGCGAGCGCGACCGCTGGTACGCCGCCCACGCGGCCCGTGCGGGAACGGCCGTCCTCTTCGAGTCTCCGTTCCGCGTCGTCGAGTCCCTCGGGGCTCTTGCGACCGCGTGGGGCGACCCGCCCGTCGCCCTCGGCCGCGAGCTCACGAAGCTCCATGAGGAGGTCCTGCGCGGGAGAGCCTCCGAAGTCGCGCGCACGCTCGCGGGCCGGCCCGCCGTGAAGGGCGAGATCGTCATCGCGGTCGCGCCCGCGCCCGTGTGA
- a CDS encoding S9 family peptidase translates to MNPSIVRARVGGILLALALSVPAALAHAAAPPLLDRELFFGNPEIAGAQLSPDGKYIAFLKPWKETRNVWVKKTGEGYDKARLVTADPKRPIPGFFWTRDSKKILFVQDKDGDENYNVYAVDPAATPEAGKEAPPARNLTDAKGARVAIYAVPKADPDTIFVGLNDRDAAWHDLYKVKISTGERTLVKKNTEKIAGWVFDNAGALQLAARTSDKGDTEILRVDEGGFKLVYTCTVFESCGPARFHKDNTRVYMESNKGEPDLVRLMLFDPATGKEEVVETDPMKRVDFGSAIFSDATDELVATSYEDDRTRIYFRDKNWEADYNLLKKKLGDKEVLPNSSTADESVWLVTASSDTDPGSRYLFDRKTKKLSLEYVSRERIPREHMAPMKAIRYKSSDGLEIPAYLTLPKGVDAKNLPLVVFPHGGPWARTTWGFSNYAEFLANRGYAVLQPNFRSSTGYGKKFLNAGNKQWGDLMQDDLTWGVKHLVAQGVVDPKRVAIMGGSYGGYATLAGVAFTPDLYAAGVAIVAPSNLLTLLETIPPYWESGRVIFHARMGDPTTPEGKKQLERQSPLNSAAKIKTPLLVVQGANDPRVKKAESEQIVIALRDRGFPVEYILAPDEGHGFARPVNNMAMMAAAEAFLAKRIGGRFQEGGTPEVVARLKEITVDPKTVVLAKKIDGAIITAPKPVTDLKPATLAYQGSIAAQGQNIPIGVTRTIKEDGATWVVTDTTKMPMGEVSDTTTLDKGTLLVSKRQVKQGPMTIEVAFAGGKATGTAAMGGEPKPISADLGGPVFADGAGSWDVLAQLPLAEGYTATYRNFDVQKAKGTLKQIKVLGAEELAVPAGKFKTWKAEVTSAEGDPGSTTIWVAQDTRRVVKTSSVVPQMGGATVTSELQP, encoded by the coding sequence ATGAATCCGTCGATCGTCCGAGCCCGCGTGGGCGGAATCCTGCTTGCGCTGGCCCTTTCCGTGCCTGCCGCGCTAGCCCATGCAGCGGCCCCGCCGCTGCTCGACCGCGAGCTGTTCTTCGGCAATCCCGAGATCGCCGGGGCGCAGCTGTCTCCGGACGGGAAGTACATCGCGTTCCTGAAGCCGTGGAAAGAAACCCGGAACGTGTGGGTCAAGAAGACGGGCGAAGGCTACGACAAGGCCCGCCTCGTCACGGCGGACCCGAAGCGCCCGATTCCCGGGTTCTTCTGGACCCGCGACAGCAAGAAGATCCTCTTCGTCCAGGACAAGGACGGCGACGAGAACTACAACGTCTACGCCGTCGACCCGGCCGCGACCCCGGAGGCCGGCAAGGAAGCGCCTCCCGCGCGCAACCTGACGGACGCCAAGGGCGCCCGCGTGGCGATCTACGCCGTGCCGAAGGCCGACCCGGACACGATCTTCGTCGGCCTGAACGACCGCGACGCCGCCTGGCACGACCTCTACAAGGTGAAGATCTCGACGGGCGAGCGGACGCTCGTGAAGAAGAACACCGAGAAGATCGCGGGCTGGGTGTTCGACAACGCCGGGGCGCTGCAGCTCGCCGCGCGGACGTCCGACAAGGGCGATACCGAGATCCTCCGCGTGGACGAAGGCGGGTTCAAGCTCGTCTACACCTGCACGGTCTTCGAGAGCTGCGGCCCCGCCCGGTTCCACAAGGACAACACGCGCGTTTACATGGAGTCGAACAAGGGCGAGCCGGACCTCGTCCGCCTCATGCTGTTCGACCCGGCGACCGGCAAGGAAGAGGTCGTCGAGACCGACCCGATGAAGCGGGTCGACTTCGGCAGCGCGATCTTCTCGGACGCCACGGACGAGCTCGTCGCGACCTCCTACGAGGACGACCGCACGCGCATCTACTTCCGCGACAAGAACTGGGAGGCCGACTACAACCTCCTCAAGAAGAAGCTCGGCGACAAGGAAGTCCTCCCGAACTCCTCGACGGCCGACGAGAGCGTCTGGCTCGTGACGGCCTCGAGCGACACGGACCCGGGCTCGCGCTACCTCTTCGACCGCAAGACGAAGAAGCTCAGCCTCGAGTACGTTTCCCGCGAGCGGATCCCGCGCGAGCACATGGCCCCGATGAAGGCCATCCGCTACAAGTCGTCGGACGGGCTCGAGATCCCGGCGTACCTGACGCTCCCGAAGGGCGTCGACGCGAAGAACCTGCCGCTCGTCGTCTTCCCGCACGGCGGCCCGTGGGCGCGCACGACCTGGGGCTTCAGCAACTACGCCGAGTTCCTCGCGAACCGCGGCTACGCCGTCCTGCAGCCGAACTTCCGCTCCTCGACCGGCTACGGCAAGAAGTTCCTGAACGCCGGCAACAAGCAGTGGGGCGACCTCATGCAGGACGACCTCACGTGGGGCGTCAAGCACCTCGTCGCCCAGGGCGTCGTCGACCCGAAGCGCGTCGCGATCATGGGCGGCTCGTACGGCGGCTACGCGACGCTCGCGGGCGTCGCCTTCACGCCGGACCTCTACGCGGCCGGCGTCGCCATCGTCGCGCCGTCCAACCTCCTCACGCTTCTCGAGACGATTCCGCCTTACTGGGAGTCCGGCCGCGTCATCTTCCACGCGCGCATGGGCGACCCGACGACGCCCGAGGGCAAGAAGCAGCTCGAGCGCCAGTCGCCGCTCAACTCCGCGGCGAAGATCAAGACGCCGCTTCTCGTCGTGCAGGGCGCGAACGACCCGCGCGTCAAGAAGGCCGAGTCCGAGCAGATCGTGATCGCGCTGCGCGACCGCGGCTTCCCGGTCGAGTACATCCTCGCGCCCGACGAGGGCCACGGTTTCGCGCGGCCCGTGAACAACATGGCGATGATGGCGGCGGCCGAGGCGTTCCTCGCAAAACGCATCGGCGGGCGCTTCCAGGAGGGCGGAACGCCCGAGGTCGTCGCGAGGCTCAAGGAGATCACGGTCGACCCGAAGACCGTCGTCCTCGCGAAGAAAATCGACGGCGCGATCATCACCGCGCCGAAGCCGGTCACGGATCTCAAGCCCGCGACGCTCGCCTACCAGGGCTCGATCGCCGCGCAGGGCCAGAACATCCCGATCGGCGTGACGCGCACGATCAAGGAGGACGGCGCGACGTGGGTCGTGACCGACACGACGAAGATGCCGATGGGCGAAGTCTCGGACACGACGACGCTCGATAAGGGCACGCTCCTCGTCTCGAAGAGGCAGGTCAAGCAGGGCCCCATGACGATCGAGGTCGCGTTCGCGGGCGGCAAGGCGACCGGAACGGCTGCCATGGGAGGCGAGCCCAAGCCGATCTCGGCGGACCTCGGCGGCCCGGTGTTCGCGGACGGAGCGGGCTCCTGGGACGTCCTCGCGCAGCTCCCGCTCGCGGAGGGCTACACGGCGACGTACCGCAACTTTGACGTCCAGAAGGCCAAGGGCACGCTCAAGCAGATCAAGGTCCTCGGCGCCGAGGAGCTCGCCGTGCCAGCCGGGAAGTTCAAGACGTGGAAGGCCGAGGTCACGTCCGCCGAGGGCGACCCCGGCTCGACGACGATCTGGGTCGCGCAGGACACGCGCCGCGTCGTCAAGACGAGCTCCGTAGTGCCGCAGATGGGCGGCGCGACGGTGACGTCGGAGCTCCAGCCGTAA
- a CDS encoding glycosyltransferase family 39 protein, with amino-acid sequence MTDSLLSRRGRLALGAAAFGYAALLLFRFRSVPDGIVNDTAEEMLKGLALVEGRRLEVMTSTLGYSAETLWLYVMGLSATLLGPTVAAAVIPSAAAAVLTALALALLVRELEPGSSAATGFLLAAGSPWLFHYGRSGLRVAAAALFCALTGLLVARATKAGARPRAFFLAGGVAALGAYVYTTCRALPIAVVAAAACARFAGRS; translated from the coding sequence GTGACCGACTCCCTGCTCTCGCGCCGCGGCCGCCTCGCACTCGGAGCCGCGGCTTTCGGCTACGCCGCGCTGCTCCTCTTCCGATTCCGCTCGGTGCCCGACGGAATCGTCAACGACACGGCCGAGGAGATGCTCAAGGGACTCGCGCTCGTCGAGGGGCGAAGGCTCGAGGTCATGACCTCGACGCTCGGGTACTCGGCCGAGACGCTCTGGCTCTACGTCATGGGCCTCTCCGCGACGCTCCTCGGCCCCACCGTCGCGGCCGCGGTGATCCCGAGCGCCGCCGCCGCGGTGCTCACGGCCCTGGCACTGGCGCTCCTCGTGCGAGAGCTCGAACCCGGGAGCTCCGCCGCGACCGGCTTCCTGCTCGCGGCCGGGTCTCCGTGGCTCTTTCACTACGGCCGCTCGGGCCTGCGCGTCGCCGCCGCGGCGCTCTTCTGCGCCCTCACCGGTCTCCTCGTCGCGCGTGCGACGAAGGCCGGTGCGCGGCCCCGCGCGTTCTTCCTCGCGGGGGGCGTCGCTGCACTCGGCGCATACGTCTACACGACGTGCCGCGCGCTGCCGATCGCCGTCGTCGCCGCCGCGGCCTGTGCACGCTTTGCGGGCCGCTCCTGA
- a CDS encoding DEAD/DEAH box helicase yields the protein MGLSSGAEDTRQWTALIVLHGSPLPSGFAFWAEGSYVTRDARDAHPRAVPAEDVEAALRDEGLAGFLPASRARIAALALVAPAVHGRPVPSVPALREPADYAAPGAPVLKTFLLQGIVLAPVEALEALLALPAVLRVRPLSLTAGDDLEYWSEVARWTYDLLLRRRVAPTADGGRPRWRPVLTDPHEKERFRRFAAALPPVSRALSEEGAAPSTEGGLPPAAAVLQGFLDAGVDAAARDVLRDVLPAERRRAGDGPEALAVAGLAETPAPAADAAVLSRLAEWSLPVLDPLPEGSLRLGIRVVPPESVGGSFALSFALESTEKDEIALTAEEIWESPETAVRRRGRLFSNLQDTLLARLGAAASLSPAVRRSLEERHPTGVELSPEETWKFLSEEAPLLGEAGVAVRLPGGGALQRVSLRLVAKEGGGATSDPGVTRFGLDTLVDFDWKVAVGDALLSAAEFEDLAARQMPLVEVRGEWVLLDREHLEQARRILDRRPGGRTTLGELLRLAGGLDPDGAGASVDGVAGEGWLSGLLDPDVARKEIGAFTPPRGLTGVLRPYQMRGVAWLRFLLTRGLGACLADDMGLGKTIQFLATLLSAQEAGERIGPSLLVCPTSVAENWVSEAARFAPSLRVAVHHGPGRASGEAFRHLLSNVDLLVTTYALAHRDRALLSEVNWEYLTLDEAQNVKNPAAAQSRAVRGLKAARRSALTGTPVENRLAELKSIFDFLNPGLLGSDDSFRRHFVVPIERRREPEAAARLRNVTAPFLLRRAKTDPGVVPDLPEKIETKEYTGLTREQAALYRATTRSLLAGIGRANKRTRKAKILLLLLRLKQICDHPALFLGDGRLDGRSAKIARLLEMCEETLAEKSPSLLFTQFAEMGHLLVAALKERFGCEVLFLHGGVPRRARAEMVRRFQEDDDPPPFFVLSLRAGGTGLNLTRASHVFHVDRWWNPAVEEQATDRAFRIGQTQHVQVHKFVCRGTLEERIDRMIEDKKHLARSIVGAGEHWIAGMSDDQLAALVALDADTAVSEGH from the coding sequence TTGGGGCTTTCATCGGGGGCGGAGGATACCCGACAATGGACGGCTCTGATCGTCCTGCACGGCTCCCCGCTTCCCTCCGGCTTCGCGTTCTGGGCCGAGGGCTCCTACGTCACCCGCGACGCGCGCGACGCGCACCCGCGCGCCGTCCCGGCGGAGGACGTGGAGGCGGCCCTGCGCGACGAGGGCCTCGCCGGCTTCCTCCCGGCGTCCCGCGCCCGCATCGCGGCCCTCGCCCTCGTGGCGCCCGCGGTCCACGGGCGGCCCGTGCCGTCCGTCCCGGCCCTGCGCGAGCCCGCGGACTACGCCGCTCCGGGCGCGCCCGTCCTGAAGACGTTCCTGCTGCAGGGCATCGTCCTCGCGCCCGTCGAGGCGCTCGAGGCGCTCCTCGCGTTGCCGGCGGTCCTGCGCGTCAGGCCGCTTTCCCTGACGGCCGGCGACGACCTCGAATACTGGTCGGAGGTCGCGCGCTGGACGTACGACCTCCTCCTGCGCCGCCGCGTCGCGCCCACCGCCGACGGCGGGCGCCCGCGCTGGCGGCCGGTCCTGACGGATCCCCACGAGAAGGAGCGCTTCCGGCGCTTCGCCGCCGCGCTGCCGCCCGTGTCGCGCGCGCTCTCGGAGGAGGGCGCCGCGCCCTCGACCGAGGGCGGCCTCCCGCCCGCCGCGGCCGTCCTGCAGGGATTCCTCGACGCGGGCGTGGACGCGGCCGCGCGCGACGTCCTCCGCGACGTCCTTCCCGCCGAGCGCCGCCGCGCCGGCGACGGCCCGGAGGCGCTCGCAGTCGCCGGCCTCGCCGAGACGCCCGCGCCGGCGGCGGACGCCGCGGTCCTCTCGCGCCTCGCGGAATGGAGCCTCCCGGTCCTCGACCCGCTGCCCGAGGGCTCGCTCCGCCTCGGCATCCGCGTCGTTCCGCCCGAGTCGGTCGGCGGCTCTTTCGCCCTCTCCTTCGCCCTCGAGTCCACGGAGAAGGACGAGATCGCGCTGACGGCCGAGGAGATCTGGGAGTCGCCCGAGACCGCGGTGCGGCGCCGCGGGCGCCTCTTCTCCAACCTGCAGGACACGCTCCTCGCCCGCCTCGGCGCCGCCGCGTCGCTCTCGCCCGCCGTCCGCCGCAGCCTCGAGGAGCGCCACCCGACGGGCGTCGAGCTCTCGCCCGAGGAGACGTGGAAGTTCCTGTCGGAGGAGGCGCCGCTCCTCGGCGAGGCCGGGGTCGCCGTGCGCCTGCCCGGCGGCGGCGCGCTCCAGCGCGTCTCGCTCCGCCTCGTCGCGAAGGAGGGCGGAGGCGCGACGTCCGACCCCGGCGTCACGCGCTTCGGCCTCGACACGCTCGTCGACTTCGACTGGAAGGTCGCCGTCGGCGACGCGCTCCTCTCGGCGGCCGAATTCGAGGACCTCGCGGCGCGGCAGATGCCGCTCGTCGAAGTGCGCGGCGAGTGGGTGCTCCTCGACCGCGAGCACCTCGAGCAGGCCCGCCGCATCCTCGACCGGCGCCCCGGCGGCCGCACGACGCTCGGCGAGCTGCTGCGCCTCGCCGGAGGCCTCGACCCGGACGGCGCGGGAGCCTCGGTGGACGGCGTCGCGGGCGAGGGCTGGCTCTCGGGCCTTCTCGACCCCGACGTCGCGCGCAAGGAGATCGGCGCCTTCACCCCGCCGCGCGGGCTCACGGGCGTCCTCAGGCCGTACCAGATGCGCGGCGTCGCGTGGCTGCGCTTCCTCCTGACGCGCGGGCTCGGGGCCTGCCTCGCGGACGACATGGGCCTCGGCAAGACGATCCAGTTCCTGGCGACGCTTCTCAGCGCCCAGGAGGCCGGCGAGAGGATCGGCCCGTCGCTCCTCGTCTGCCCGACCTCGGTCGCGGAGAACTGGGTGTCCGAAGCCGCGCGCTTCGCGCCGTCGCTGAGGGTCGCCGTCCACCACGGCCCCGGGCGCGCGAGCGGCGAGGCGTTCCGGCATCTCCTTTCGAACGTCGACCTCCTCGTCACGACGTACGCGCTCGCGCACCGCGACCGCGCGCTGCTCTCCGAGGTGAACTGGGAGTACCTGACGCTGGACGAAGCGCAGAACGTCAAGAACCCCGCGGCCGCCCAGTCGCGCGCCGTGCGCGGCCTCAAGGCCGCACGTCGCTCGGCGCTCACGGGCACGCCCGTCGAGAACCGGCTCGCGGAGCTCAAGTCCATCTTCGACTTCCTGAACCCCGGCCTCCTCGGGAGCGACGACTCCTTCCGCCGCCACTTCGTCGTCCCGATCGAACGGCGGCGCGAGCCCGAGGCCGCGGCCCGCCTGCGCAACGTCACGGCACCGTTCCTCCTGCGGCGCGCGAAGACGGACCCGGGCGTCGTGCCGGACCTCCCCGAGAAGATCGAGACGAAGGAGTACACGGGCCTCACGCGCGAACAGGCCGCGCTCTACCGCGCGACGACGCGCTCGCTCCTCGCGGGCATCGGGCGCGCGAACAAGCGAACGCGCAAGGCGAAGATCCTGCTCCTGCTCCTCCGCCTCAAGCAGATCTGCGACCACCCGGCGCTCTTCCTCGGCGACGGCCGGCTGGACGGGAGGAGCGCGAAAATCGCGCGGCTGCTCGAGATGTGCGAAGAGACGCTCGCGGAGAAGAGCCCGTCGCTCCTCTTCACGCAGTTCGCCGAGATGGGCCACCTCCTCGTCGCGGCGCTCAAGGAGCGCTTCGGCTGCGAGGTCCTGTTCCTGCACGGCGGCGTCCCGCGGCGCGCGCGCGCCGAGATGGTCCGCCGCTTCCAGGAGGACGACGACCCGCCGCCGTTCTTCGTGCTCTCGCTCCGGGCGGGCGGGACGGGCCTCAACCTCACGCGCGCCTCGCACGTCTTCCACGTCGACCGCTGGTGGAACCCGGCCGTCGAGGAACAGGCGACGGACCGCGCCTTCCGGATCGGACAGACGCAGCACGTGCAGGTCCACAAGTTCGTCTGCCGCGGCACGCTCGAGGAGCGGATCGACCGGATGATCGAGGACAAGAAGCACCTCGCGCGCTCGATCGTCGGCGCGGGCGAGCACTGGATTGCCGGGATGTCGGACGACCAGCTCGCCGCGCTCGTCGCGCTCGATGCGGACACCGCGGTCTCGGAGGGCCACTGA